A window from Polynucleobacter sp. MWH-UH25E encodes these proteins:
- a CDS encoding PilW family protein, protein MKHLHVSPIKLLSEHGYTLVELLVALAVSSIVIAGTYAGYTFFAQQHQVLTAQTEVNRNALRAIDLLKADIRMAGYLDYSDVNPMPSNQPITISNANDLTLVYDDYDDSGVLYRALIRYYLNSYTPTSGNQRQRLMREWRKCNNPSALCTLASSTPMYGQSSGEPILDWVTAFSVEAANLKSSGTFSGQPQTVKAILTIQSPQKIDGSARVVSKTFNVITRAKNVSLVP, encoded by the coding sequence ATGAAGCACCTTCACGTTTCTCCCATTAAACTTTTATCTGAGCATGGCTATACATTGGTTGAGTTGCTAGTAGCTCTGGCCGTCTCATCGATTGTGATCGCTGGAACGTATGCTGGCTATACCTTCTTTGCCCAACAACATCAAGTCTTGACGGCGCAAACGGAAGTCAATCGCAATGCACTGCGCGCGATTGATTTATTAAAGGCGGATATTCGGATGGCGGGCTATCTGGATTACAGCGATGTGAATCCGATGCCAAGCAATCAACCTATCACTATCAGTAATGCAAATGATTTAACGCTCGTGTACGACGACTATGATGATTCAGGCGTTCTTTACAGGGCATTAATTCGCTACTACCTCAATAGCTATACGCCAACTTCAGGCAATCAGCGCCAACGTTTGATGCGCGAATGGCGTAAATGCAATAACCCGAGCGCTTTGTGTACCTTAGCAAGTTCAACCCCAATGTATGGGCAGAGCAGTGGTGAACCAATTCTGGATTGGGTTACTGCCTTTTCAGTAGAGGCAGCTAATCTCAAATCCTCTGGCACATTTTCTGGTCAACCCCAAACAGTAAAAGCTATTTTGACGATTCAATCCCCACAAAAGATTGATGGATCAGCAAGAGTAGTAAGTAAAACCTTTAATGTGATTACGAGGGCCAAGAATGTCTCACTGGTTCCCTAG
- a CDS encoding Tfp pilus assembly protein FimT/FimU, giving the protein MKQKGVSFLEVIVVVGILLIVSSFITPSIMNWRAKRALESDYMALLSTVDFIKTRVRTINGTGVLICSSPTKLTYQISSNPQSLASSVASGFSNNLLEDPSATDINFNVLSGESTIVSTLCSTGRGVFASSGLTSTEGGGAIDIELNRGGDRTKVGAFRVLVNQTTGFVQKYRWKENGSAWVEQD; this is encoded by the coding sequence ATGAAGCAAAAAGGAGTGAGCTTTCTGGAGGTCATTGTCGTAGTCGGCATTTTGCTGATTGTGAGCTCCTTTATCACCCCCAGCATTATGAATTGGCGTGCAAAACGCGCTCTAGAATCTGATTATATGGCTCTACTGTCAACGGTTGATTTTATTAAGACGCGCGTGCGCACCATCAATGGCACAGGTGTATTGATCTGTAGTTCTCCTACAAAATTAACATATCAAATCTCATCAAATCCGCAATCGCTTGCCTCGAGCGTAGCCAGTGGCTTTTCAAATAACCTCTTAGAGGACCCAAGCGCTACTGATATCAATTTCAATGTGTTGTCAGGTGAGTCCACTATCGTGAGCACTCTATGTAGCACTGGTCGAGGTGTATTTGCATCGAGTGGTCTAACCTCCACGGAAGGTGGTGGCGCTATTGATATTGAGCTCAATCGTGGTGGCGATCGAACCAAGGTGGGTGCATTTCGGGTCCTGGTTAATCAAACCACCGGATTTGTGCAGAAATATCGCTGGAAAGAAAACGGTAGCGCTTGGGTGGAGCAAGATTAA
- a CDS encoding type II secretion system protein, whose amino-acid sequence MGSATLLDRERGFTLVEALVAMAIFTIGFSGLYFFFGISQQVIADSEKRMYINLMGDRIVETISAQAMRASTDPLNPFVNASQYAGSLANCASYNAGDERRAWCDDLNANIGAFNAASGQEIRQVDLVNDGTGLIVNVSLVTGDGGVSAYFTRKLRKP is encoded by the coding sequence ATGGGGTCAGCCACGCTGCTCGATCGTGAAAGGGGCTTTACATTAGTTGAAGCTCTGGTGGCTATGGCCATTTTTACGATTGGGTTTAGTGGCCTGTATTTTTTCTTTGGCATTTCTCAGCAAGTGATCGCCGATTCGGAAAAAAGAATGTATATCAACTTAATGGGGGATCGCATTGTGGAGACGATCAGTGCACAAGCGATGCGTGCCAGCACTGACCCACTCAACCCCTTTGTTAATGCCAGTCAATATGCTGGATCTCTAGCGAATTGCGCTAGTTATAACGCAGGTGATGAGAGACGTGCATGGTGCGATGATCTTAATGCCAATATCGGCGCATTTAATGCTGCATCAGGCCAAGAGATTCGTCAGGTTGATCTAGTGAATGATGGTACGGGTTTAATCGTAAATGTTAGCTTAGTGACTGGTGATGGTGGTGTTAGTGCGTATTTCACAAGGAAGTTGAGAAAACCATGA